In one window of Nycticebus coucang isolate mNycCou1 chromosome 23, mNycCou1.pri, whole genome shotgun sequence DNA:
- the TLR10 gene encoding LOW QUALITY PROTEIN: toll-like receptor 10 (The sequence of the model RefSeq protein was modified relative to this genomic sequence to represent the inferred CDS: substituted 1 base at 1 genomic stop codon) encodes MKLIRNIYIFCSIIMSVEGWAPKLPEERELTTNCSNMSLRNIPTDITPAMTTLDLSYNLLFKLESSDFYSFSKLKFLILCHNRIRELNIKIFEFNHELRYLDLSYNRLKTVTWYSLANLRHLDLSFNDFDTIPLCKDTSGMSHLETLGLSGAKIQKSDLQKIAHLHLNTVFLGLRTLSHYEEGSLPILNTTKLHIVLPVNTNFWILXCDGIKTSKILEMTNIDGKSQFVRYEIQRNLSLENAKASILLLSKVDLLWDDLLLIFQFVWHTSVKYFQIQNVTFGGKVYLDHNSFDYSNTVMRAIKLEHVHFRIFFIPQYKIYFLFTKMDIENLTTSNAQMPHMLFPNYPTRFQFLNFANNILTDELFKRTIQLPHLKTLILKDNKLETLSLVSSFAHNTPLQHLDLSENLLQHKNDENCSWPETLVTMNLSFNKFDDSVFRCLPRSIQILDLNNNQIQTIPKDTIHLKSLRELNVAFNFLTDLPGCTHFSQLSVLNIEMNLILSPSLDFFQSCKEVKTLNAGRNPFWCTCELRNFIQLEKYLEGIVVGWSDSYVCEYPLNLKGTQLKDVHLPELSCNTALLIVTIMVIMLFVGIVMAFCCLHFDLPWYFKMLGQWVQTWHRIRKTNKKQLKRNIQFHAFISYSERDSPWVKNELIPSLEKEDGSVLICLHERNFDPGKSINENIINFIEKSFKSIFVLSPNFVLSEWGHYEFYFAHHDFFHENSDHIILMLLEPIPFYCIPTRYHILKALLEKKAYLEWPKDRHKCGLFWSNLRAAINVNLSDTRQMCELQTFTELNEESQCSSISLVRTDCL; translated from the coding sequence ATGAAACTTATcagaaacatttacattttttgtagtATTATTATGTCAGTGGAAGGCTGGGCTCcaaagctgccagaagaaagGGAATTGACTACCAACTGTTCCAACATGTCCCTAAGAAACATTCCCACAGACATAACCCCAGCCATGACCACACTGGATTTATCCTATAACCTTCTTTTTAAACTGGAGAGttcagatttttattctttctccaaaCTGAAATTTTTGATTCTATGCCACAACAGAATCCGAGAGCTGAATATCAAAATTTTTGAATTCAACCACGAGTTAAGATACTTAGATTTGTCTTATAATAGACTGAAGACTGTAACTTGGTATTCACTGGCAAATCTCAGACATTTAGATCTTTCTTTTAATGACTTTGACACCATTCCTCTCTGTAAAGACACCAGTGGCATGTCACACCTGGAAACCCTGGGGTTGAGTGGggcaaaaattcaaaaatcagaTCTCCAGAAAATTGCTCATTTGCATCTAAATACCGTCTTCTTAGGATTGAGAACTCTTTCTCATTATGAAGAAGGTAGCCTACCCATCTTAAACACAACAAAACTACACATTGTTTTACCAGTGAACACAAATTTCTGGATTCTTTAGTGTGATGGAATCAAGACTTcgaaaatattagaaatgacaaatATAGATGGCAAGAGCCAATTTGTACGTTATGAAATTCAACGGAATCTTAGTTTAGAGAATGCCAAGGCATCTATTCTGCTACTTAGTAAAGTTGACTTACTCTGGGATGACCTTCTTCTTATCTTCCAATTTGTTTGGCACACATCTGTGAAATACTTCCAGATCCAAAATGTGACTTTTGGAGGTAAGGTTTATCTCGACCACAATTCGTTTGACTACTCAAATACTGTAATGAGAGCTATAAAATTGGAGCATGtacatttcagaattttctttattccACAGTATAAAATCTACTTCCTTTTTACCAAAATGGATATAGAAAACCTGACAACATCAAATGCACAGATGCCACACATGCTTTTCCCTAATTATCCTACAAgattccaatttttaaattttgctaataATATCTTAACAGATGAACTGTTTAAAAGAACTATCCAGTTGCCTCATTTGAAAACTCTCATTTTGAAGGACAATAAACTGGAGACACTTTCCTTAGTGAGTAGCTTTGCTCACAACACACCCTTGCAGCACTTGGACCTGAGCGAAAACCTATTACAAcacaaaaatgatgaaaattgcTCATGGCCAGAAACCTTGGTCACCATGAACCTGTCATTCAATAAATTTGATGATTCTGTTTTTAGGTGCTTGCCCAGAAGTATTCAAATACTTGACCTAAATAATAACCAAATTCAAACCATCCCCAAAGACACTATTCATCTTAAATCCTTACGAGAGCTAAATGTTGCATTTAATTTTCTAACTGATCTCCCTGGGTGCACTCATTTCAGTCAACTCTCAGTTCTGAACATCGAAATGAACTTAATCCTCAGCCCATCTCTGGATTTTTTCCAGAGCTGCAAGGAGGTTAAGACTCTAAATGCAGGGAGGAATCCATTCTGGTGCACCTGTGAATTAAGAAATTTCATTCAGCTTGAAAAATATTTGGAGGGCATAGTGGTTGGATGGTCAGATTCATACGTCTGTGAATACCCTTTAAATCTAAAGGGGACTCAGTTAAAGGACGTTCATCTTCCTGAATTATCTTGCAACACAGCTTTGTTGATTGTCACCATCATGGTTATCATGCTATTTGTGGGGATAGTTATGGCCTTCTGCTGTCTCCACTTTGATCTACCCTGGTATTTCAAGATGCTGGGTCAGTGGGTACAAACGTGGCACAGGATTaggaagacaaacaaaaaacaactcaaGAGAAATATCCAATTTCACGCATTTATTTCATACAGTGAACGTGATTCTCCCTGGGTAAAGAATGAATTGATCCCTAGTCTAGAGAAAGAAGATGGCTCTGTCTTGATTTGCCTTCATGAGAGAAACTTTGACCCTGGCAAGAGCATTAATGAAAATATCATAAACTTCATTGAGAAGAGCTTTAAGTCCATCTTTGTTTTGTCTCCCAACTTTGTCCTGAGTGAGTGGGGCCATTATGAATTCTACTTTGCCCACCATGACTTTTTCCATGAAAACTCTGACCATATAATTCTTATGTTATTGGAACCCATTCCATTCTACTGCATTCCTACCAGGTATCATATCCTGAAAGCTCTCCTGGAAAAGAAAGCATACTTGGAATGGCCCAAGGACAGGCATAAATGTGGGCTTTTCTGGTCAAACCTTCGAGCTGCTATTAATGTTAATCTATCAGACACAAGACAAATGTGTGAATTACAAACATTCACAGAGCTGAATGAAGAATCCCAATGTTCTTCAATCTCTCTGGTGAGAACAGACTGCCTATAA